The proteins below are encoded in one region of Paenibacillus albus:
- a CDS encoding YwaF family protein: MDSFFSPHTEHHFVAYAGPHLFMIAILLGLALLLFLFRRAIRERTWLRTVVRVSLLIGLVVPEAGLYYWYAAEQLWNTRYTLPLELCSISQMLAILLLITRSRLLYQIVYFAGIGGALQAIFTPDLDYPFPHFRFFHFFIVHTAIILAPLYLTWVERYRPTWKSIGITMIFLNILVIVVGGVDFWLDANYMFLRHKPAGASLLSVLGPYPYYLLFEEAIAVVIFGLMYLPFVIGRRLDRTAR; this comes from the coding sequence ATGGATTCATTCTTCTCGCCTCATACGGAGCATCATTTCGTCGCTTACGCGGGTCCGCATTTGTTCATGATCGCCATATTGCTCGGACTTGCCCTGCTGCTGTTTTTATTCCGCCGCGCCATTCGTGAACGTACATGGCTGCGAACTGTGGTTCGCGTTTCACTGCTCATCGGACTCGTCGTTCCCGAAGCAGGTCTCTACTATTGGTATGCCGCTGAGCAGCTCTGGAATACCCGGTATACGCTCCCGCTCGAGCTGTGCAGCATCTCGCAAATGCTGGCGATTCTATTGTTGATCACGCGCAGCAGGCTGCTCTATCAAATTGTCTACTTCGCAGGGATTGGAGGAGCGCTGCAGGCGATTTTCACGCCAGACCTCGATTATCCGTTTCCGCATTTTCGCTTCTTCCACTTCTTCATCGTTCATACCGCAATCATACTGGCTCCACTCTACCTGACCTGGGTCGAGCGCTATCGCCCAACCTGGAAATCCATCGGGATCACGATGATATTCCTCAACATTCTCGTGATCGTCGTCGGAGGGGTCGACTTCTGGCTCGACGCCAATTATATGTTCCTTCGTCACAAGCCGGCCGGCGCATCGCTGCTCTCGGTACTGGGACCGTACCCATATTACTTGCTGTTCGAGGAAGCGATTGCGGTTGTGATATTTGGTTTAATGTATTTGCCTTTTGTGATAGGTCGACGATTGGATAGAACGGCGAGATGA
- a CDS encoding MBL fold metallo-hydrolase — MRQLSEHLYQHEDTCYVYVIVNGSEAVLIDFGSGSVLDELAAIGVERVTDVLMTHHHRDQGQGLSRAEASGIRIWVPHHEQDLFSNVDLHWYGRQIYNNYDVRQDRFSLLEPVAIAGTLKDHSRHVFGGRAFQIVPTPGHTIGSISIMTELDGVKAAFTGDLIAGPGKVWSMSATQWTYNGSEGVVSTVLSVSDLRELELDMLLPSHGVVMSEPAAAIDPLVAILEQLLRLRGNEGVLDQCKEPDYREITPHLLLNMRSFANSYVLLSESGKALMIDYGYPSFNQAFYAGVDRSSRRPDLRQIAFLKKRYNVSCIDVVMPTHYHDDHLAGFNLLRDVEGAKTWVAESFADVLEQPERFDVPCLWYDPIPVDRRLPLGEPITWEEYTFRLYEQPGHTLYAVAISFEVDGKHVVAIGDQQGTDGKLNNYVYKNKFRSHDYVLSAALYRELKPDIIISGHWDPLEVTDDYLEQLARDGESLRQLHDELLPLSEIDMGAEGFCAWIKPYQIELAAGGSAGAITVEVLNPLPVTERVTVRLAAASEGLVIEAPEQVVELAAGAIGELRFDLTAEASVRGVKRARIAADVTVGTRKLGQQADAIVTMV; from the coding sequence ATGAGACAGCTGAGCGAGCATTTATATCAACATGAGGATACTTGTTATGTGTATGTGATTGTTAACGGTTCGGAGGCGGTGCTTATTGACTTCGGATCTGGCTCCGTTCTAGACGAGCTGGCAGCAATCGGCGTGGAGCGTGTAACCGATGTGCTGATGACTCATCATCACCGAGATCAGGGGCAGGGGCTATCGAGAGCAGAAGCTTCAGGTATACGAATTTGGGTACCTCATCATGAGCAGGATCTGTTCTCAAACGTTGATTTGCACTGGTATGGTAGACAGATATATAACAATTATGATGTTCGTCAGGATCGGTTTTCGCTCCTTGAGCCCGTTGCGATTGCGGGAACGTTGAAGGATCATTCGCGGCATGTGTTTGGCGGAAGAGCCTTTCAGATCGTGCCTACTCCTGGTCATACGATTGGTTCAATCTCCATCATGACGGAGTTGGACGGCGTGAAGGCGGCATTCACCGGTGATCTGATCGCTGGACCGGGCAAAGTGTGGTCGATGTCGGCGACGCAGTGGACGTACAACGGCAGTGAAGGCGTAGTGAGTACGGTGCTGTCTGTTTCGGACTTGCGAGAGTTGGAGCTTGATATGCTGCTGCCATCGCATGGTGTCGTTATGTCGGAGCCGGCTGCTGCGATTGATCCTTTGGTTGCAATTTTGGAGCAACTGTTGCGGCTGCGCGGCAACGAAGGGGTTCTGGATCAGTGCAAGGAGCCGGACTATCGGGAGATTACGCCGCATTTGCTGTTGAATATGCGTTCTTTTGCCAATTCATATGTGCTGCTGTCGGAGAGCGGTAAAGCGCTGATGATCGATTACGGCTACCCGTCGTTCAATCAGGCGTTCTATGCAGGGGTAGATCGTTCCTCGCGGCGTCCGGATTTGCGGCAAATTGCTTTCTTGAAGAAGCGGTACAATGTGAGCTGCATCGACGTTGTTATGCCGACGCATTATCATGACGACCATTTAGCAGGTTTCAATCTTCTGCGAGATGTGGAAGGCGCGAAAACGTGGGTAGCGGAGAGCTTCGCAGATGTGCTAGAGCAGCCTGAGAGATTTGATGTCCCGTGTCTCTGGTACGATCCGATCCCGGTGGACCGGCGTCTGCCGCTTGGAGAACCGATTACGTGGGAGGAGTATACGTTCCGGCTCTACGAGCAGCCAGGTCATACCCTGTATGCTGTGGCGATCTCGTTCGAGGTGGACGGTAAGCATGTGGTTGCGATTGGAGATCAGCAGGGCACGGACGGGAAGCTAAACAATTACGTGTATAAAAATAAATTCAGATCCCATGATTACGTGCTAAGTGCGGCGCTTTATCGGGAGCTGAAGCCGGATATAATCATTTCGGGCCATTGGGACCCGCTCGAAGTGACGGACGATTACTTGGAGCAGCTCGCCCGCGATGGCGAGAGCTTGAGGCAGCTGCATGATGAGCTGCTGCCTTTGAGCGAGATCGATATGGGCGCAGAGGGCTTTTGCGCGTGGATCAAGCCTTACCAGATCGAGCTGGCCGCTGGCGGTTCGGCGGGGGCGATCACGGTCGAGGTGCTGAACCCGCTGCCAGTGACGGAGCGGGTAACTGTACGGCTCGCTGCAGCTTCCGAGGGCCTCGTCATCGAAGCGCCGGAGCAGGTGGTTGAGCTTGCGGCGGGAGCAATCGGCGAGCTGCGCTTCGATCTGACGGCGGAAGCGAGCGTGCGCGGCGTGAAACGCGCGCGCATCGCCGCGGACGTCACCGTCGGCACGCGAAAGCTCGGCCAGCAGGCCGATGCGATAGTGACGATGGTGTAG